The segment TGCCAAATCCGATCAGAATTGCACCGAGCAAAATAATCTGAGTGGCTAACGGCAACGTCTGAGAGAGGGTTGGATTATATTCAAACGAACTAGCTCCACTTAACCAAGTCAGACCTAAAAACGCCATCAGAATCAAAATTCCTGAAACTGCGGTGTAGATCAAAAACTTGGTCGAAGCATATCCCCGTCTCGCTCCGCCCCAAATCGCAATCAGCAGATAGAGCGGAATCAGTTCCATCTCGTAGAACAAGAAGAACAACAGCAGATTATGAGAGAGAAATGCTCCCGCAACCGCCGCATTAATCACGAGCACGAGCGCATAGTATAAGCGCGATCGCTGAACCTTCAAATCCGTTGAAAACAGTGCAATCAGCGTCAAAAAGCTATTCAGCACAATCAACGGCAGCGACAATCCATCTAGCCCTAGGCGGTAGGTCAACCCCAAAGGTTCTAACCAGGGAATATTTTCACTAAATTGCAGTCCGATATTAATCACATCAAACTGGGTCGCCACCACGAGCGAAACGATAAGCGTGAGACTGATCACCGCGATCGCGCTTCTTCTCACCACCAAATCTGAGATCGATCCTGGCAACAGTCCAACCACGATCGCACCCAGTATGGGAATCCAAATCAATGCACTTAACATAAGCGATTCCGAAGTTTAGAAAGTTACCACATCGACCAAGTGAGCAAAGCTCCCAGCAATCCTACGACCAACGCGATCGTCAACATATAAGCTTGAGAGCGCCCAGAAGCACTATATTTCAGCGTCTCACCACTCAAAATAGAAGCAAGCCCAACTAAATTCACCACACCATCGACAATATAGCGATCGAACCATGCACTAAATTGCGAAATCGAACTGACTAACAGCACAACACTGAACCGATACAGCCGATCAATATAAAAGTCATACGCTAAGAAATCTTGCACAAACCGCAGTGGAGCCTGAATCGGGCGAGTCCAAGCATAGTTGAGCTTCAGTGAGGCTCCCAACGCACAGCCTGTAATTCCTGACATCAGCAACAACCCCGCGGCTGACCAATTCATAAACTCCCAACTGGGCAAAAGCTGCAACGAATTCAAGATGACCGGAACGAGTAAGGTCACCACACTCAGCGAAATCATCGGCACTGCCATGGTCCAAGGGACTTCTGGCGCACGTCGCGTTTTTGGCTGTGGATTGCCCATAAACACTAAGCGATACACTCTCGTCAAACTCAGCGCTGTCAAAGCATTCACGGCTAAGATCACAACAATCAACCAAGGCTCGCCATACCAAAAATCATCTAAGCCTCGCTGCAATGCCCAAAATCCGCCCAGTGGCAGCAAGCCAACTAATCCTGCGGCTCCGGTCAAAAATGCGGTCGTCGTTGCAGGCATTCTCGACCACAATCCGCCCATTTCTGTAATGTCTTGACCACTGGTCGTTAGAATGATCGAGCCAGTACTCATAAATAAAAGCGCTTTCGCGATCGCATGAGCAAACAGCAAAATCAACGCGAAATCTGTCCAACCAATTCCAACCGCAATAAAGACTAATCCTAAATAAGCACTCGTCGAATGGGATAACGCTCGTTTGATGTCAATCTGAGCAAGAGAAACTAATGAAGTCCCGATCGCCGTTACTGTCCCAAGCGCCACTAAAGCAGTCGAAGCGACCGGAGACAAACTAATAATCGGTTGCAGCTTAATCAAGACATAAGCTCCACACCCCACAACGACCGAATTTCTCAAAATCGAAGCTGGATTCGGTCCTTCCATTGCTTCATCAAGCCAGAGGTGCAGCGGAAACTGAGCACATTTCCCAATCGGGCCTGAAATCAAAGCCAATCCGAGCAAAGCCGAAACAGTAGGGGACAACTCTGCATGTTCCGCCCACTCATATAAAT is part of the Leptolyngbya boryana PCC 6306 genome and harbors:
- a CDS encoding NAD(P)H-quinone oxidoreductase subunit F; this translates as MQQFLIETSWWVPCYGLLGAILTLPWSVGLIQSSGQRPAAYLNILTTVLAFVHGLALFSAVWGQEPQYFDIHWLKAADLDLTFSLELSPISVGAMGVITGLSLLAQFFAIGYMEKDWALGRFFGLMGFFEAAMSGLVISNSLFLTYALLEMLTLSTYLLVGFWYAQPLVVTAARDAFLTKRVGDVLLLMGVVALSAFSGSLNFPDLYEWAEHAELSPTVSALLGLALISGPIGKCAQFPLHLWLDEAMEGPNPASILRNSVVVGCGAYVLIKLQPIISLSPVASTALVALGTVTAIGTSLVSLAQIDIKRALSHSTSAYLGLVFIAVGIGWTDFALILLFAHAIAKALLFMSTGSIILTTSGQDITEMGGLWSRMPATTTAFLTGAAGLVGLLPLGGFWALQRGLDDFWYGEPWLIVVILAVNALTALSLTRVYRLVFMGNPQPKTRRAPEVPWTMAVPMISLSVVTLLVPVILNSLQLLPSWEFMNWSAAGLLLMSGITGCALGASLKLNYAWTRPIQAPLRFVQDFLAYDFYIDRLYRFSVVLLVSSISQFSAWFDRYIVDGVVNLVGLASILSGETLKYSASGRSQAYMLTIALVVGLLGALLTWSMW